A region from the Nesterenkonia lacusekhoensis genome encodes:
- the pheS gene encoding phenylalanine--tRNA ligase subunit alpha, whose amino-acid sequence MSTSEHPVGSVEEQDASSAPHPLDEAGVESAVQQALQAFEAAADLEELKAARLAHSGEKAPIVLANRQIKDLDKDQKKEAGKLLGAARGRIQKALAARTEILEAEHAERMLVEETVDVTAAPRRKPLGARHPLSVLQEEVSEIFIGMGWEIAEGPEVESEWFNFDALNFDPDHPAREMQDTFFVEPKDSHLVLRTHTSPVQIRALLGRELPVYVLCPGRTFRTDELDATHTPVFHQFEGLAVDKGLTMADLKGTLEHFARQMFGPEAAIRLRPSYFPFTEPSAELDVWDVNAKGGPRWVEWGGCGMVNPHVLRAAGVDPQEHTGFAFGMGVERTLMFRNGVTDMRDMIEGDVRFSQQFGMEV is encoded by the coding sequence ATGTCTACGTCCGAACACCCTGTGGGCAGCGTTGAGGAGCAGGACGCCTCCTCTGCGCCCCACCCCCTCGACGAGGCCGGCGTCGAGAGCGCCGTCCAGCAGGCACTGCAGGCCTTCGAGGCTGCCGCCGACCTCGAGGAGCTCAAAGCGGCCCGTCTGGCCCACTCCGGGGAGAAGGCGCCCATCGTACTGGCCAACCGCCAGATCAAGGATCTGGACAAGGACCAGAAGAAGGAGGCCGGCAAGCTGCTCGGCGCAGCCCGCGGCCGGATCCAGAAGGCCCTGGCCGCCCGCACCGAGATCCTGGAGGCCGAGCACGCGGAACGGATGCTGGTCGAGGAGACGGTGGACGTCACCGCTGCGCCGCGCCGGAAGCCTCTGGGGGCCCGCCACCCCCTGTCTGTGCTGCAGGAGGAGGTCTCCGAGATCTTCATCGGGATGGGATGGGAGATCGCCGAGGGCCCGGAGGTGGAGTCCGAGTGGTTCAACTTCGATGCGCTGAACTTCGACCCGGACCACCCGGCCCGCGAGATGCAGGACACCTTCTTCGTGGAGCCCAAAGACTCCCATCTGGTGCTGCGCACCCACACCTCCCCGGTGCAGATCCGTGCCCTGCTCGGCCGTGAGCTGCCCGTCTATGTGCTCTGCCCCGGCAGGACCTTCCGCACCGATGAGCTCGACGCCACCCACACCCCGGTCTTCCACCAGTTCGAGGGTCTGGCCGTGGACAAGGGCCTGACCATGGCGGATCTGAAGGGCACCCTGGAGCACTTCGCCCGTCAGATGTTCGGCCCTGAGGCCGCCATCCGTCTGCGTCCGAGCTACTTCCCCTTCACCGAGCCCTCCGCTGAGCTGGACGTCTGGGACGTCAATGCCAAGGGCGGTCCGCGCTGGGTCGAGTGGGGCGGCTGCGGCATGGTCAATCCCCATGTCCTGCGCGCCGCGGGTGTGGATCCCCAGGAGCACACCGGCTTCGCCTTCGGCATGGGCGTGGAGCGCACACTGATGTTCCGCAACGGGGTCACCGATATGCGCGACATGATCGAAGGCGATGTCCGGTTCAGCCAGCAGTTCGGAATGGAGGTCTGA